GTTTGAGGTGACATCAAAGAACGTTGTAGATCAAATTGAACTACTGTGTTGCTAGAAATTGATTAAGATGAAAGAAGAACAGGGTAAGTATGAATATTACCTATTGTTAATTATTAACATTCACGAAGAGACCGGAAGGTTTAAGCCATTTCATATTAACTGACTTTCTTTTAGTGAACATTAATGGTGTGATGGTATAACTAATTCAAAAGAACAGCCACAGACAACCATGCCAATCAAGTAAATTTAAAACTGAACTGGCACATTGTAGTAAAGCTGATGGTTTATGTATCTCAGTAAGGATCTACCTATACAAGGTGGAATGATTGAAATTACGCCTCAAGAACTTTGCGATGTGTTCAAGTGTTCGGCATAAAACAGGAATCAAAGCAACTACAATGAAGATCCAAATCAGTTCATCGTACTACATAGTAAAAAGAATTTAGTAACAAAATGGTTAAAAATATTAGGGGCGGAAACAAATGCTCACATTTAAGGAAAAGATGTGAAGTGACAAATGTAAGGCAGTAGATTAAGTATATAAAATCTTTAGTTGCAATAATTGACTGAAAATACACTTGAAGTGCCTGCAAATTCCACGCCCTTGGTCTCTGCATAACACATAGAACAGATTCAACAAAAGAACCCGGTATATTAAATCAAATGGATGATAAGTGGAATACGGTTTACCCCATATAGTGCATACAAAGAGTATAGAGAGGAACAAGCAGTGCCCACAAATGACAGCCGGTAAGCCCTGTACGAAAGACTTCTAGGAACAAGTGGAAAGATGGCTAGCACAGCAACAATAAACACCTGCAAGAAATAACATAAGCAAATAACCTAACAAAAAATATAGGCAGGAAGATTGACCTAAGCTACTAGATGTTGCAACtgataaaatatttcataatgtaatttattaattaggCATTAACTGTCAATCCCCTCAACTCTTGTATCTATCTGGCAGAATGCAAGAATAAAGGACATAAAATACACAGCTTTCTCATTTAAGAAACATGATTAGAAATCAAGAATCACTTTATACCCAAGCATTGACAGAAAATTGTAGTGTTTGTCGATCCCAATGCATAGAAGTTCTATTTGAACCAGCAGCTGCTGATGCCCCTGAACTTATAGAGGCCGAACCTACACGAAAATTTTAGTTGAGTTCAATGAAGGAAACATCTCCTTAATAAGGAAGAGCAATTAGAAAAATGGACTACAATATTTAGTTTCTTTTTCCAGCCTCAGTTGCATTAGCAGTTATCTTTTACCTGCATTGCGAGGTCGAACCCCATTATTTACTGCAGACGATGAAGTTGAGGATGAAGCAGAAGACTTTGCTGATTGCGATGGTTTGTTTGATGGCATGGACTCTACCACAAGATCATGATCCTGTTCAAGAAACATGTTACATAAATCTTCAGATATAGATTGAACATGTTACTAGAAGATGTTGAAAGAGAAACATATTGAAGTGCGATAGACATTAAGCAGCTGTAAGTGTAAATAATTACAAGAACATGCATGTAAGCAACATTAACAGATAAAACAAATTCCATCCAAGAGAAGTGAATGATATTAAGAGTGAACAGGTTAGtagacaaaataaataaataaaactcccAAATCATTGATGAAACCGATTTTAATGGTTTTCAACCATCAGGGAACTAAAATTCCTCAGACaaaattaaatttagttaaaGGAAAAGCAATTCCAGATTTCTTtgtctattttttttccttttctgtttACTTGAGTAGCAAATGGCCCTTAAAAAATCCATAACTAACAAAAATTCATATAGAAATTCACATATCCTGAAATAACAAATAAGATACAAAAAAAATCAGATGGGAATTTCAATCAACTGCAATTTGCAGCGTAAAAGCacataagagaaaaaaaaaaccagattGCAAATTCGTAAAGAAAAAAAACGAAAAAGTAAAATCTGAAATACCCAAAGCTGAAAAGAGAGGGAGAAACGTACGATATAGCGCTGGTAGAACTTGCGCTTGAAGTGATCAACAACATCAGAGCGAGAAGCCAAGTGAGGAGGAATCAAGATATTTGACCAATAATCTGCCCATCGGGGATCGTTCTCGTAGTCGTAGGCTGCCGCCGCTATTCTCTTAAGTTTCTGCGGATCTTCTCTTTCTTCTCTCAttccttctttttttgtttccaaGCGGTCGCTTTTCTTCTTCTGGTACGGTTGAGAAAGCAACAGACCAAGGTAGAAAAAGAATAGGTGGTTTTAACTTTCCCTTTAAGTTTAACCGTCATCTATCAGTCAAAAGtactgaaaaataaaaattaaaggctaAACTCTGTCATTAATCCCTGTACTTTGCGAAAGTTTTGTATGTAGTCCTTGTAGTTccctgtacttttcaaattttaaaatttcagtcctcaccaaaccataattattaaattcattcaattaaatttttctatttctaaaatCTGATAAGATAAACATATTATGATATGTGTAGTgccatgttagtttttttttcacatattactcactaaaaattcagTTAATATATTAACGACATCTTTTGCTTCgagattaaaatttcaatatttaaaaggTATGGGGACTTCGTTTGTCCAATTAGAGAATATAAACTAAATCTGCAATTGTACGCATAGTAcatgactagtaattgaatttagtCGAATGAATTTTGCTGCTACTATTTGGATTaggattcaaattttaaaattcaaaaagtatagagactaataTTGACcaatttgataagtgcaaggattgattgatcaaattaaagtataaggatcaaatccataatatttttatagtgtagggactaataatagaatttaaccaaaattaaaagGGTAAACTAGTTAGTTTGTTCCCAAAAAGATTTCATTTTAAACACCAACAAAAAAAGTTTGCATTTTAGTACTGTCATTAAAAACCTAATCACTCGCTTTAGTCACCaactttagtaaatttttattttggtaatgtattttaacttttaatttctttctatagaattaattttagtttttccgtAAAAGTGAAAAGACTTTGTTAATGATTTATCCCCTAAACTATACCACTTTTCTCACTTTGATATCTAAATTGTTTTAACACACTTTAGTACTTAAACTTTACTTTTGTTAACCGCTTTAGCCCTTGggatgaaaaaataatttaactaatttaattttaataaatatatttaattccatgtaaataaatatttggacaaaaaaaatgtgGAACATTTTTATTGGTCCATatgttgactttttttttaattacgtTAGCTCCTAAGGGCTAAACGTGTTGATGGAAGTAAAGTTTAAATATCAAAGTAGAAAAAGTGATAGTGTTTAGAGGCCAAATCATAAATAATGCCAAAAAAAGAATATGGATTTGACAGGAAAtctcattttctctttttttaattttatttatattttccttttttagaattaatttgaatttttttcctaataaaagaaaaaaatagggttTTACTCGAAATTATATGCATTTTTATAAAGCAAAATCATTTCATCTTGttaatttccttttctttcccttcttttagattaaattttattaatttagtaaaaacaaaaaaaaacctaggTTTTTCAGGTGAACTATCTaggtttttatcaaaaaaaaaatctttttataaGGCATTGAGTTATAAGGAAAAATTTTGTTTCATCTCCACAACTGAATAACTCAATTTCCAAATTAAACccagtttttttttccttttttgaaaaaaatttaaatgaaactagtgatcaaaattaaaatttattaaagttggGTGATTAAAATAAGTGCAAAATAACATTGAATTAACGACggatgaccaaaatgaaaacgaTTTTTAATGGTAGTGTGATGTGAGCATCAAGGCCTAAACAGGAGATCATAAATGTAATGAGATTACTCTATCGCAAGGCCCAGTTACAAGGTCGAAAGCTGACAATGCAAAAGTTCATGAAGAAAGGCCCTACAAGCTCATTAAGGAAAAAGAAGATCAAATTTTACTTTCttggtttcaaaaaaaattaaaaaaccaaatcttggcccaattccatcatatataaagatttcaagaatcaagaaaattaagattccAAATATTAGAATTCTTAGTTCAAGATACCAAATCTTGGAGTTGGAACGCATTCGATCACACTGACGAGATTAAATGAGCCCAATCTTGCAATGAACGAATCAAGAATCCAAATCTTGAAAATCAACTCATTGGGATGTCCTCAAGTCCATCTTGGAGAATTAGCACTTAGttgaatattcggccaaatgtGTGAAATTGGCCATTTTAaagattgttttaatttttagctCGTTTTGAATTCAATAAGTGGATCAACATGGAAAATTCAGCCCAAGCAACCCATATTCATGCCTTGGTTGAATTCTCCTTTAATCCACACTTATGaatatttatttcatctttttatcAAGTTAGTTAATTAGTTTCAAGTTTTAGTTGGCATATATAAGTTGTTAATTGGTTGGCGCTTAGTTGCCAATGAGTTGACATGCTTACCTTTACCTAGATTTACTCTATTCATACTTATCATTGGTAACCTTTTTGTAGCATGATCGGCCATCCCTTGTTGATTATGCATTATTGAATTAAAATActcattgatttttttctttgcAAGAATTCTTCTTGTTTTGTTTTAGAAGTTATTTATTACAATCTTTTAGATTGTTGGGCATTGTCTTCAACTTTTGACTTGCCAAATTTCtctcttggaggggaaattagaacTGTTTGAAGGtgtttttgaatattttcattcaaaGGCTTCTTAGGGTGTCACATTTATTCCATCTtcatatttctatatttttccaTTTGACCACAATCATTCTTccatctttgttttctttctcatCAATTTTGTTCGGTTTCCTTAATTGATTATCTAATTGGTTTGCTTTCTCTGTTCGATTTTCAGATCAAGAATCT
The Gossypium hirsutum isolate 1008001.06 chromosome A07, Gossypium_hirsutum_v2.1, whole genome shotgun sequence genome window above contains:
- the LOC107962249 gene encoding transmembrane protein 33 homolog, producing the protein MREEREDPQKLKRIAAAAYDYENDPRWADYWSNILIPPHLASRSDVVDHFKRKFYQRYIDHDLVVESMPSNKPSQSAKSSASSSTSSSAVNNGVRPRNAGSASISSGASAAAGSNRTSMHWDRQTLQFSVNAWVFIVAVLAIFPLVPRSLSYRAYRLSFVGTACSSLYSLYALYGRPRAWNLQALQVYFQSIIATKDFIYLIYCLTFVTSHLFLKFALIPVLCRTLEHIAKFLRRNFNHSTLYRKYLEDPCVWVESNTTTINILSSHTEIGLGFLLIVSLFSWQRNIIQTFMYWQLLKLMYHAPVSAGYHQSVWVKIGRTVNPLVQRYAPFLNSPVSAIQRWWFR